GTTCTGGCGCTGCCTGAGCACCGGCGCATTTTTATCCGCAATATCGAAAAAACCGACACTGCCGTCGCTGCCGGCCAGAAACAGATTTTCTCCGTTCTTGTCGATCAATATTTGCGCGATATTTTCGGCCGGCGTATCCAGTACCGCATCGGTACGCTGAACCGCCGACTCTTCGGCGAACAACGACCGCTCTTTTTCGAAACTGACCAAACGAATCTTGCCGCCGGTTTTCGCCACAATCACCGTCGCATCGTCTTCCCATTTGACGGCGACCTTATCGAGCGGCGCTCCTTCCTCGCCGATCATCAGCGGCGCCTCTCCGAGCGGATAACCGAGTTCCGGCGCTATCTTGCGCACATCCTTGTCATAGGTCACCTTGTAGTGGTTCCTGACCACGATAACGCCGCCATTCGAAAGCCCGTAAGCGAACACGCCCCCATTCACCGGACGGCCCGGGGTGAAACTGGTGACCGAAACGCCTTCGGGAAGCGCAATCGCCTGCGTCAGTACCGGTTTGCCGGTCGCCGCTTCGAAAAATACCACACGGCCGCTGTCCGTGAAACGGGCCGCCAACTCGTTTTGCTCCTCGATGTCGAGGTACAGCGTCCTGCCGAGCGACGGTTCAGGCGCCGCATACCGGTTCACCGGCGAGGCCGAAGCGCCGGTAAAGAGCGGATAAACCACATACACCAGGTAAAAGAAAATCAGAATGATCGCGGCCAGGATGCCGAGCCCCCCGACGATGACGCCATAACGGGCCAGGGCATCCTTGATCAAACGCCACCTATGATAATAACCGGCGGCCGATTGCTGGATAGAGCCAGACGCGTTCCTAAAGCTGTAAGTTTCAGACATGCGTAGATGCTAGCTTTCAAAAGTGACAATGATATAACAATCCCGAAAAAAAACGGCCAAGATACATCGAGTCAATCTTGGCCGTTTACATGAGCAATGTCGTGAAGGTAAGCACCGGCAACTTTGCCGCTATTTACCGACTTTTGCCCTTACCCTGAACAGGAGGAGATAAGACTGTGGAAATCCGTTATTTATCGAGCGCTTCCAGATACTTTTCGACGACCTTGACAGGCAGCGGAATATAGCCGTCCTTGATCACGACTTCCTGTCCTTCCTTCGACAGCACCATCCTCATGAATTCTTTTTCAAGAGGCGGCAGCGGCTGGTTAGGCTTTTTGTTCACGTAGATGAACAAATAGCGGGTCAACGGATAAGTGCCTTTGAGCGCATTTTCGGGCGTCGCTTCGACATAGTCGGTGCCGCCTTTTTTCGCCAGCGGCACCATTCTGACGCCGGAAGTCGAATAGCCCATACCGGAATAACCGATGCCGTTGGTCGAAGAAGTGACCGACTGCACGACCGAAGCCGAACCCGGCTGCTCGTTCACGTTGCTCTTGAAATCGCCTTTGCAGAGCGCGTGTTCCTTGAAATAACCGTAGGTGCCGGAAACCGAGTTGCGTCCGTACAACTGAATGCTTTTCGCGCCCCACGCAGGCACGCCGGCGTCGCCCCAGGTTTCGATTCCTTTATTGGCGCCGCATTTCAGCGTCGTGGAGAAGATCGCATCGACCTGATCCATCGACAGGCCCTTGATCGGATTGTCCTTGTTCACCAACACGGCCAACGCGTCGACCGCCACCGGAACCGCGGTCGGCTTATAGCCGTATTTGTCTTCGAAAGCCTCGATTTCATCGTCCTTCATTTCCCGGCTCATCGGCCCCAGGTTCGAGGTGCCTTCGGTCAACGCCGGCGGCGCGGTCGAAGAACCCGCGGCCTGAATCTGAATGTTCACGTTGGGGTAAAAACGGTTGAAGGTCTCGGCCCACAGCGTCATCAGGTTGGCCAAGGTATCGGAGCCGACGCTGGACAGGTTGCCCGAAATCCCGCTGGCGGTCTGATAGGAAGGCAAATCCGGATCGACCGCCAGTTTGGCAGCCGCCTGGCTGCCGAATGGGGCGAACGACGCCGCGCCCAAAGCCAAGGCCAGCGATGTTTTCTTAAAAAACAATTTCATATCGACTCTCAATGATAGGGATAGGTAGACAGGTTCGTGTTCTGGCGCATAGGTTAGACATCGAATGTGACAGAATGATGACAGCCGTAAGCTTTTCCGCGCAAGATCATGCCACAGGGCCTAGTTTAGCCGACGTCGTGCATAAATAGCCGTTCAAGATGCGATACCGCTTTCGATTCCTGCCGCATGCCCTCCCAAAGCCGGTGGATTCGCAGCCTTCCGTCAGAGTAAAATAACCTCTTGGTAAGTTTTTTAAGGCTGAATCGTCCCATCCGGCCGCCTCCGCCGCCCTTTAATTTTTAATGCCAAGCCATCACCGAGGAGCTTGCCCCCCAATGTCCGGTTTTTTTTCCAAGCAACGCATCACCGCCTCCCGAAGCTATAACCGCTGGATGGTGCCGCCCGCCGCGCTGTCCGTGCATCTGTGCATCGGCCAGGCTTACGCCTTCAGCGTTTTCAACGACCCTTTGACCAAGGTGATCGGCATCACCGAGCCTGCGCCGGACGACTGGAAACTGACGACTCTCGGCTGGACATTCAGCCTGGCGATCGTATTTTTGGGCTTGTCCGCCGCGTTCGGCGGCAAATGGCTGGAAAAGGTCGGCCCCCGGCTGACGATGCTGGTCGCCGCCTGCTGCTTCGGCGGCGGTTTCTGGATCTCGGCGCTCGGCATCCACCTGCATCAGATCTGGCTGATCTATCTCGGCTACGGCATCATCGGCGGCATCGGGCTGGGCCTCGGCTACGTCTCGCCGGTGTCGACGCTGATTAAATGGTTTCCGGACCGGCGCGGCATGGCGACCGGTCTGGCGATCATGGGCTTCGGCGGCGGCGCGATGATCGGCGCGCCGCTCGCGGTGCTGCTGATGGATCATTTCAAGTCCGCGACCTCGGCCGGGGTGCTCGAAACCTTCATGGTGATGGGCAGCCTGTATTTCGTTTCGATGCTGATCGGCGCGTTGACGATACGGATTCCACCGAATGACTGGAAACCCGAAGGCTGGACGCCGCCGGTCATCGAAAATAGGATGATCACGAAAAATCATGTGCATATCGACCGCGCCCTGCTGACGCCGCAGTTTTACCTGCTCTGGCTGGTGTTGTGCCTGAACGTGACCGCGGGGATCGGAGTACTGGGCCAGGCGTCGGTGATGATCCAGGAAATGTTCAAAGGCACGGTAACGCCGGCGGCCGCAGCCGGGTTCGTCGGCCTGCTCAGCCTGTTCAACATGGGCGGCCGTTTTTTCTGGTCCTCGGCCTCCGACTTTCTGGGTCGTAAAAATACCTACATCATTTTTTTCGCGCTCGGCGCGGTGCTGTACGCCTCCGTTCCGATGGCGGGCCGGCTCGGCAATATCGGCCTGTTCATCCTGTTGTACGCGGCGATCATGAGCATGTACGGCGGCGGCTTCTCGACGATTCCGGCCTATCTGGCCGATATTTTCGGCACCCGCTATGTCGGCGGCATCCACGGGCGCCTGTTGACCGCTTGGTCGACCGCCGGCGTGGCGGGACCGGTACTCGTCAATTACATCCGCGAATTCCAGATCGAACAGGGCATCGCCAACGCGAACGCCTATAACGTGACGATGTACATCATGGCCGGCATTCTGGTGGCTGGCTTCCTCTGCAATATGCTGATCCGGCCCGTCCATGAAAAACACCACATGCGCCATGACGAATTCGATGAATTCGACGGCGTTTTTCCGCATCGGCCCGCCTCCGATGCCCATTAAAGCCGTTTCAACCCATTCGATCTTAAGGAAAGTGACCCGATGAAACCCGACGACCGTCCCAAATCCACTCCCCTGGCACTGGCGATACTGTTCTGGCTGTATGTCGCCACCCCGCTGACCTGGGGCATCTGGTCGACACTGAAGAAAGCGATGGCGCTGTTTAATTGACTTGGGGAGAGGCGACTTATCCGGCCTCTCCCGTTTATTGCGGCCAAAAGCGGCACGCGCAGCGTACCCTACGCCTTTACGGCAGCGGCGCGGGATGCGTAAAGACCGAATCGTTGTCCTTGACCTGATCATGGCAGGCCAGGCATTCCTGCACGAATGACGCATCCTGGCCGTACGGCTTCTGTTCCATGCCGAGCCAGCGCGCAAATCCCCAGCCGCCGGTCTTCGCATATTTCGCCGAATCCTTGATCATGAATTCGGCGTGCACGAATTCGCCGGGCACGGTCGCCGCCGGCCAGTTGGGGTGCGTTTGGTCTTTCCAGGCTAGCTTGCCGAGGATGCTCCCGTCCGGCCAGGGATGGGTATTGCCGGTCCGGGCGGCATCGACCGCCGTGTCGTTGCCGACGATCACCCGCAACGACTCTTTATCCTGCCGGTGCGATACGCCGATCACGCGCCAGTTTTTGTAATACGCCGGCAGTTCGATCCCGTTCGGCGCCGGCGCCGGTTTTTCGGCAGCCCAGGCTGCGCCGGCGGCAAAACAGGCGCCAAAGGTTAAGGCAATGGTCAATTTCATCGGTTTCTCCTCGGATAAGTGGGCAATGAGAGTTAAGCCGAGACCGGAAACGGGATGTTTCGGCACGGACGGCGCCGTCTCTCATTGGCCGGATTATACCGGATTGCCTTGCGGGGAATGAACCCGGAAAAAACGGAAATGGATGAATTAAAGGGAAAAGCGTTTTTCAGGCCGAAAAATTTTATTGAGCCGCTTTCTGCCCCTCTTCGGACACTTTGCCCCAGACCCTGAGTATCTCTGCGACGCTCCATGCCTGAGCGATGCATCCGCGCGGCGAAAACGGGCTTTCGGCATCGAAAACTTCGCTGATCGAGCCGATACAGGCTTCATGCAGATGCTTTTCCAATAGCTCATTCAGGAAGTCGCGCATCTCTTTATGCTGGTCCGGATAAATGCGCAACCAGGCGTCTACGTACGGGCCTATCAGCCAAGGCCAGACCGTACCCTGGTGATATGCGGCATCGCGGGTGCGCAAATCGCCGTGGTAGGTCGGTTTATAGTCGGGATGATCCCGCGATAAAGTGCGCAGACCCACCGGCGTCAGCAACCGGTCTTTGACGACCTCGAATACCGGCTGCCAGTATTCAGGCTCCAGCACCGGATTGGAAAGCGAGAAGGCGAATAGTTGATTGGGGCGGCAGGCCGGGTCGTCCTGACCGTCTTCGCCGTCGACGATGTCGTATAAGTATCCCGTCCCGGGATTCCAGAAGCGTTGGTTGAAACTTCGCCGGGCAAGGTCCGCAAGCTGCGAGATCTGGCTCAGCGGCGCGTGGATATTCTCTTCCTGCAGCCATTTTTCCAGCAGGCGCAGCGCGTTGTACCACAGCCCATTGATCTCGACCGCTTTGCCGCGGCGGGGCGTGACGATCCAATCGGGTAATTTGGCATCCATCCAGGTCAACGCGTAACGGGGATCGCCCTGGATCAACAGGCCGTCTTTCGGATCGCAATGAATACCGAAGCGCGTGCCTTTGATGTGATGTTCGATAATGTCCAGCAGCTTGCGCAGCAGGCCTCTGAGCAAGCTCCGGTCGCCGGTAATCGAGACATAGCGTTCCACCGCATGAAAATACCACAGTGTCGCATCGGCGGTGTAATACACCCCCTCGTCTTCCCCTTCCGGAAACAGGTTGGGAATCAGCCCGTCACGCAGATGATAAGCGAACGTACGCAGAATGAGTCCT
The genomic region above belongs to Methylomicrobium agile and contains:
- a CDS encoding L-lactate MFS transporter — protein: MSGFFSKQRITASRSYNRWMVPPAALSVHLCIGQAYAFSVFNDPLTKVIGITEPAPDDWKLTTLGWTFSLAIVFLGLSAAFGGKWLEKVGPRLTMLVAACCFGGGFWISALGIHLHQIWLIYLGYGIIGGIGLGLGYVSPVSTLIKWFPDRRGMATGLAIMGFGGGAMIGAPLAVLLMDHFKSATSAGVLETFMVMGSLYFVSMLIGALTIRIPPNDWKPEGWTPPVIENRMITKNHVHIDRALLTPQFYLLWLVLCLNVTAGIGVLGQASVMIQEMFKGTVTPAAAAGFVGLLSLFNMGGRFFWSSASDFLGRKNTYIIFFALGAVLYASVPMAGRLGNIGLFILLYAAIMSMYGGGFSTIPAYLADIFGTRYVGGIHGRLLTAWSTAGVAGPVLVNYIREFQIEQGIANANAYNVTMYIMAGILVAGFLCNMLIRPVHEKHHMRHDEFDEFDGVFPHRPASDAH
- a CDS encoding PstS family phosphate ABC transporter substrate-binding protein translates to MKLFFKKTSLALALGAASFAPFGSQAAAKLAVDPDLPSYQTASGISGNLSSVGSDTLANLMTLWAETFNRFYPNVNIQIQAAGSSTAPPALTEGTSNLGPMSREMKDDEIEAFEDKYGYKPTAVPVAVDALAVLVNKDNPIKGLSMDQVDAIFSTTLKCGANKGIETWGDAGVPAWGAKSIQLYGRNSVSGTYGYFKEHALCKGDFKSNVNEQPGSASVVQSVTSSTNGIGYSGMGYSTSGVRMVPLAKKGGTDYVEATPENALKGTYPLTRYLFIYVNKKPNQPLPPLEKEFMRMVLSKEGQEVVIKDGYIPLPVKVVEKYLEALDK
- a CDS encoding cytochrome P460 family protein, whose protein sequence is MKLTIALTFGACFAAGAAWAAEKPAPAPNGIELPAYYKNWRVIGVSHRQDKESLRVIVGNDTAVDAARTGNTHPWPDGSILGKLAWKDQTHPNWPAATVPGEFVHAEFMIKDSAKYAKTGGWGFARWLGMEQKPYGQDASFVQECLACHDQVKDNDSVFTHPAPLP
- a CDS encoding MFS transporter small subunit; the encoded protein is MKPDDRPKSTPLALAILFWLYVATPLTWGIWSTLKKAMALFN